The Huiozyma naganishii CBS 8797 chromosome 3, complete genome genome contains a region encoding:
- the KNAG0C01640 gene encoding uncharacterized protein (similar to Saccharomyces cerevisiae YBR287W; ancestral locus Anc_1.296) has product MALGEAIAFSHIAYQVFESVLQVVLISLAGFWSAHSGLLPKQSQKIISLLNVDLFTPALIFSKLAKSLSMAKILEIAVIPIFFALTTSISFVSGRIMAKVLSLDKDETNFVVANSVFGNSNSLPVSLTLSLAYTLPNLTWDEIPNDTRDNVASRGLLYLLIFQQIGQMLRWSWGYNKLMRWSGENTQHMPPSQIQHLLENNATADLNNMTPSENNSSAESDSVTEPLLRGEGQNQDSPVPYTSLWEKTWNRMSCFVTKLRANLNPPLYSMLFAVLVACFPSVQHELFQEDGFLNNTFSEAVTQIGSVSIPLILIVLGSNLYPSAENFRKTHNHDKLIVGAIVGRMILPSCLLLPIITIAVRFIKVSILDDPIFLVVGFLLTVSPPAIQLTQITQLNEFFEAEMADILFWGYVVLSLPVSIVVVSAAIYVLQWANPQQV; this is encoded by the coding sequence ATGGCATTGGGAGAGGCAATCGCATTCTCACACATCGCTTACCAGGTCTTTGAATCCGTTTTACAAGTTGTGCTCATATCGCTGGCCGGTTTCTGGAGTGCACACTCAGGATTACTGCCCAAACAGTCGCAGAAAATCATATCGTTGCTCAATGTCGACCTGTTCACTCCGGCTCTGATCTTCTCCAAGCTGGCGAAGTCGCTCTCGATGGCCAAAATCCTCGAGATCGCAGTCATTCCGATTTTCTTCGCGCTCACCACTTCCATCTCGTTTGTGTCTGGGAGAATAATGGCCAAAGTGCTCAGTTTGGACAAAGACGAGACTAATTTCGTTGTGGCAAACTCTGTGTTCGGGAACAGTAACTCGTTACCTGTGTCCCTCACGTTATCCCTCGCTTACACACTGCCCAACTTGACGTGGGATGAAATCCCAAACGATACTAGGGACAACGTCGCTTCGAGAGGGTTGCTCTATCTGCTGATCTTCCAACAGATTGGACAGATGCTGAGGTGGAGTTGGGGGTACAACAAACTGATGAGATGGTCTGGAGAAAACACACAACATATGCCACCATCCCAGATCCAGCACTTGCTTGAAAATAACGCTACGGCAGACCTCAATAACATGACCCCATCGGAGAATAACTCCTCCGCTGAATCCGATTCTGTCACAGAACCACTGCTCAGGGGGGAAGGACAAAACCAGGACTCGCCGGTGCCCTACACATCCCTGTGGGAGAAAACTTGGAATAGAATGTCCTGCTTCGTCACAAAGCTCAGAGCAAACCTCAACCCACCTCTGTACTCTATGCTTTTCGCCGTACTTGTTGCGTGCTTCCCGTCCGTGCAGCACgaactgtttcaagagGATGGGTTCCTGAACAACACGTTCTCAGAGGCAGTCACACAGATCGGGTCCGTTTCGATCCCACTCATTTTGATCGTCCTAGGGTCAAACCTGTACCCATCCGCGGAAAATTTCCGCAAGACGCACAACCACGATAAACTCATCGTCGGGGCCATCGTTGGCAGAATGATCCTCCCCTCGTGTCTCCTCCTCCCCATAATTACCATCGCCGTCAGATTCATCAAGGTCAGCATCCTGGATGACCCGATCTTCCTGGTCGTTGGGTTCCTGTTGACCGTGTCTCCACCAGCAATTCAACTGACTCAGATCACACAGCTTaacgagttcttcgaaGCAGAGATGGCCGATATTTTATTCTGGGGGTACGTCGTGCTCAGTTTACCCGTTAGCATCGTGGTAGTCTCAGCAGCAATCTACGTGTTACAATGGGCAAACCCACAGCAGGTGTGA